In a single window of the Gemmatimonadota bacterium genome:
- a CDS encoding PorV/PorQ family protein, with protein sequence MMRFTKSRWIFALALVGFAPAVAVAQESNADNVGYGTTSAEFLLLGANARGTALGGSYVAVATDVGGVNANPSAIALMTRPGVQFSQFNYVADTKLNWGAVAFPFGGGSKAFGMQIGTFGFHDQPVYTPSNPEGNGELYDVSETFAALTFAQNFSDRFSVGITAKGVFDQLGQASGTAFALDFGTHFHSNLNGKPIRFAFTLTNLGTSLKYEGDAIRTTAPRDSIEGVDPIATLPQPATLRTSGFSLPTTFRVGLAYDILAAGNNRFTLMGEFNQQRSNKAAFGFAGEFAANKLGGSGFGVAVRGSYSSTPANSYNSDFFGVGVEKASAEKTQGLAFGGGLNYSSANFSLGFDYAYRKMGLLGTTNFFTVSLGW encoded by the coding sequence ATGATGCGCTTCACCAAGTCTCGCTGGATCTTTGCCCTCGCCCTCGTCGGCTTCGCGCCGGCGGTTGCCGTGGCCCAGGAATCCAACGCCGACAACGTGGGCTACGGGACGACTTCCGCGGAGTTCCTGCTCCTCGGTGCCAACGCCCGCGGCACCGCTCTCGGCGGATCCTACGTTGCCGTCGCCACTGATGTCGGTGGTGTCAACGCCAACCCCTCGGCCATCGCACTGATGACCCGGCCCGGCGTGCAATTCTCGCAGTTCAACTACGTCGCCGACACCAAGCTCAATTGGGGCGCAGTCGCGTTCCCGTTCGGCGGCGGGTCGAAGGCGTTCGGCATGCAGATCGGGACCTTCGGGTTCCACGACCAGCCGGTGTACACCCCGTCCAACCCGGAAGGGAACGGCGAGCTGTACGACGTCTCCGAAACGTTCGCGGCACTGACCTTCGCCCAGAACTTCTCGGATCGCTTCTCGGTCGGTATCACGGCCAAGGGCGTCTTCGACCAGCTCGGCCAGGCCTCGGGAACGGCGTTCGCACTCGACTTCGGCACGCACTTCCATTCGAACCTGAATGGCAAGCCGATCCGCTTCGCCTTCACGCTGACCAACCTCGGTACCTCGCTCAAGTACGAAGGCGACGCCATTCGCACCACGGCGCCGCGCGACTCGATCGAAGGCGTCGACCCGATCGCCACGCTGCCGCAGCCGGCGACTCTCCGCACCAGCGGGTTCTCGCTGCCGACCACGTTCCGCGTGGGTCTGGCATACGATATCCTCGCCGCGGGGAACAATCGCTTCACCCTCATGGGTGAGTTCAACCAGCAGCGCTCCAACAAGGCCGCCTTCGGCTTTGCCGGTGAGTTCGCGGCCAACAAGCTCGGCGGCTCGGGCTTCGGCGTCGCGGTTCGCGGATCGTACTCCTCAACGCCTGCCAACTCGTACAATTCCGACTTCTTCGGAGTCGGCGTCGAGAAGGCCAGCGCCGAGAAGACCCAGGGCCTCGCCTTTGGTGGCGGCCTGAACTACAGCAGTGCCAACTTCTCGCTCGGCTTCGACTACGCCTATCGCAAGATGGGCCTGCTCGGCACGACGAACTTCTTCACCGTGTCGCTGGGCTGGTAA
- a CDS encoding ABC transporter transmembrane domain-containing protein encodes MLKTTRRTSARPLLRLWPRIKPYRGGLIIAAITLILASVISLAFPLVVRYLLDAAFQQHDKALLDRIAVGLLVLFATQAILNYIQTYYLSATGERAVAGLRRELFAKLLEMPPGFFADRRTGELTSRLTTDITQLQGMMSHQLAEFSRQALALVGSIVMLFLMQPKLMLTAIGVMPVIIGSALFFGIRLRRISTKVQDQVAEATATAEEAFSQIRVVQGFAQEPHEIARFGSRIAEVVEKALKRARVRALFFGVITFTTFGGITAVLWEGGRMVLSGQVTAGQLVSFLLYTVTIAASIGAIATFFSAFQESIGAAERVFELLESASPIADPPVPKALPLPIRGEVEFRNVSFRYRLIDDATPTLEGLSLHIAPGEIVAIVGPSGAGKTTIASLLPRFWDVEDGTVLLDGIDVRDLALHDLRRAIGVVPQEPTLFSGSVKENIAYARPEASDADVEAAAKVANAHEFIERLPEGYDTLVGERGVKLSGGQRQRIAIARAVLKNPAVLVLDEATSSLDNESERLVEAALERLLVGRTTLIIAHRLSTVQRADRLVVLEKGKIVEQGTHAELLRRGGVYAKLFQMQWRDGEDLATALSALQGVGQPG; translated from the coding sequence TTGCTGAAGACCACCCGCCGCACCTCCGCCAGACCGCTCTTGCGGCTCTGGCCGCGGATCAAGCCGTATCGCGGCGGGCTCATCATTGCTGCGATCACGCTGATCCTGGCATCGGTGATTTCGCTCGCCTTCCCGCTGGTGGTGCGCTACCTGCTCGACGCTGCCTTCCAGCAGCACGACAAGGCGCTGCTCGACCGAATCGCCGTCGGTCTGCTGGTGCTCTTCGCGACGCAGGCGATCCTCAACTACATCCAGACCTACTACCTCTCGGCCACCGGTGAACGTGCCGTGGCGGGGCTCCGGCGCGAACTCTTCGCCAAGCTGCTCGAGATGCCGCCGGGATTCTTCGCCGACCGACGCACCGGCGAGCTGACCTCGCGGCTCACCACCGACATCACCCAGCTGCAAGGGATGATGAGCCACCAGCTCGCCGAGTTCTCGCGGCAGGCGCTGGCACTGGTGGGGAGCATCGTGATGCTCTTCCTGATGCAGCCGAAGCTGATGCTCACGGCGATTGGCGTGATGCCGGTGATCATCGGCTCGGCGCTCTTCTTCGGCATCCGGTTGCGTCGGATCTCGACCAAAGTGCAGGACCAGGTGGCCGAGGCCACAGCTACGGCGGAAGAGGCCTTCTCACAGATCCGGGTGGTCCAGGGCTTTGCGCAGGAGCCGCACGAGATCGCGAGGTTCGGCTCGCGCATCGCCGAAGTGGTGGAGAAGGCGCTCAAGCGGGCACGAGTGCGGGCGCTTTTCTTTGGCGTGATCACCTTCACGACTTTCGGCGGCATCACGGCAGTGCTCTGGGAGGGTGGCCGGATGGTGCTCTCGGGCCAGGTGACGGCGGGGCAGCTGGTGTCGTTCCTGTTATACACGGTGACGATCGCCGCGTCGATTGGTGCGATCGCGACCTTCTTCTCGGCGTTCCAGGAATCGATCGGCGCGGCCGAGCGGGTGTTCGAGCTGCTCGAGAGCGCGTCACCGATTGCCGACCCGCCGGTGCCGAAGGCGTTGCCGTTGCCGATTCGCGGCGAGGTGGAGTTCCGCAACGTCTCGTTCCGCTATCGGCTGATTGACGACGCGACACCGACGCTTGAGGGGCTCTCGCTCCACATCGCGCCGGGCGAAATCGTCGCCATCGTCGGGCCGTCGGGTGCCGGCAAGACCACCATTGCGTCGCTGTTGCCGCGCTTCTGGGACGTGGAAGACGGCACCGTGCTGCTAGACGGCATCGATGTCCGCGACCTCGCGTTGCACGATCTGCGGCGCGCGATCGGGGTGGTGCCGCAGGAGCCGACGCTCTTCAGCGGCTCGGTGAAGGAGAACATCGCCTACGCGCGCCCCGAGGCGTCGGATGCCGATGTCGAGGCGGCCGCGAAGGTGGCAAACGCGCACGAGTTCATCGAGCGCCTCCCCGAGGGCTATGACACGCTGGTGGGCGAACGCGGCGTGAAGCTCTCGGGCGGCCAGCGTCAGCGGATCGCGATTGCCCGGGCGGTGCTCAAGAATCCGGCGGTGCTGGTCCTCGACGAGGCCACCAGTTCACTCGACAACGAGAGTGAGCGACTGGTAGAGGCCGCGCTCGAGCGGCTGCTGGTGGGGCGCACCACGCTGATCATCGCGCACCGGCTCAGTACGGTGCAGCGCGCCGACCGGCTGGTGGTGCTCGAGAAGGGGAAGATCGTGGAACAGGGGACCCACGCGGAATTGCTGCGCCGGGGTGGTGTGTACGCCAAGCTGTTCCAGATGCAATGGCGCGATGGCGAGGATCTCGCCACCGCGCTGAGTGCGCTGCAGGGGGTGGGGCAGCCTGGTTGA
- a CDS encoding heme o synthase translates to MSDATPAAAVAVRAPSLAADLVTLTKPRIISLLLVTTIAPMFITPAGMPSWGLIGWVALAGYLMAGGANAINMWFDRDIDDKMARTKLRPIPSGRMTPGAVLLFGITLGAVAFTLFWHFVNPLAAWLALSGLLFYVFIYTIWLKRISPQNIVIGGAAGAFPPLVGWAAMTGSIDLGALYLFAIIFFWTPPHFWALALNKQRDYGNAGVPMMPNVHGVPETKRQMLLYTLMLIPLTIMPTVVGISGLLYGVAALLLGVRFLQFCWMILREEGVTPTTWRMYKYSLSYLALLFVAMAVDRWIPFGHRAPPPQMLILDSPEVATTTPHAH, encoded by the coding sequence ATGTCTGACGCGACCCCCGCAGCGGCCGTTGCCGTGCGTGCCCCATCGCTTGCCGCCGACCTGGTCACGCTGACCAAGCCGCGGATCATCTCGCTGCTACTGGTTACCACCATCGCGCCGATGTTCATCACGCCGGCGGGGATGCCATCGTGGGGGCTGATCGGCTGGGTCGCCCTCGCGGGCTACCTGATGGCCGGCGGCGCGAACGCGATCAACATGTGGTTCGACCGGGACATCGACGACAAGATGGCTCGCACCAAGCTGCGGCCGATTCCGTCGGGCCGGATGACGCCCGGCGCCGTGTTGCTCTTCGGCATCACCCTCGGCGCAGTGGCCTTCACTCTCTTCTGGCATTTCGTGAATCCGCTCGCGGCGTGGCTCGCGCTCAGCGGGCTGCTCTTCTACGTCTTCATCTATACCATCTGGTTGAAGCGGATCTCGCCGCAGAACATCGTCATCGGTGGCGCGGCCGGCGCCTTCCCGCCGCTGGTGGGCTGGGCGGCGATGACCGGCTCGATCGATCTCGGCGCGCTCTACCTCTTCGCGATCATCTTCTTCTGGACGCCGCCGCACTTCTGGGCGCTGGCACTCAACAAGCAGCGCGATTACGGCAACGCCGGCGTGCCGATGATGCCGAACGTACACGGCGTGCCCGAGACCAAGCGGCAGATGCTGCTCTACACCCTGATGCTGATTCCGCTCACCATCATGCCCACGGTGGTCGGCATCTCCGGGCTCCTCTATGGTGTCGCGGCACTCCTTCTCGGCGTGCGCTTCCTGCAGTTCTGCTGGATGATCCTGCGCGAAGAGGGCGTGACGCCCACGACGTGGCGGATGTACAAGTACTCGCTCTCGTATCTGGCGCTGCTCTTCGTGGCGATGGCTGTCGATCGCTGGATTCCGTTCGGTCACCGCGCACCGCCGCCGCAGATGCTGATTCTCGACTCACCCGAAGTGGCCACGACAACGCCGCATGCGCACTGA
- a CDS encoding amino acid permease, producing the protein MEERLPRNLGLWSAAAVLVGTTIGSGIFRVPREVAAALGEPGPMLLLWVIGGVITLTGALTIAELAAAYPRSGGIFAYILEAYGPLPAFLYGWAELTVIRAAAIGGISLVFASYLGEFIALTPQTERYVAAVVIVLIALLNYLGVAYASALMNVTTILKYGAMLGLGLFAFTFGVGGSFANFSTPAPGATVTVSLMLTALVPIMWTYDGWSNLSFVGGEVKDPGRNLPRALILGTSAIVVIYLLVNAAYLYLLPITEMAGAARVASEAAKKISIFGTAGAAIISGVVMVSCFGSVNGSILTGPRIFFAMAEQRLFFPAIARVSPRFKTPSTAIWLAAALGVTYVLQNDFAALADRFVLGAWPFYAMAVMAVFTLRKRDPDAVRPYRTLGYPVVPAIFLLASVGMVGNALIAHPKENGFTFGVILAGLPVYYAWQWWEKRSRVAG; encoded by the coding sequence ATGGAAGAGCGCCTGCCCCGCAACCTGGGCCTCTGGAGTGCCGCTGCCGTCCTGGTAGGGACGACCATCGGGAGCGGAATTTTCCGGGTCCCCCGTGAGGTAGCTGCCGCCCTCGGCGAACCCGGGCCGATGCTCCTGCTCTGGGTGATCGGCGGGGTCATCACCCTCACCGGGGCGCTCACCATCGCCGAATTGGCGGCGGCGTATCCGCGGTCGGGGGGGATCTTCGCCTATATCCTCGAGGCGTACGGGCCGCTGCCGGCGTTTCTCTACGGCTGGGCCGAGCTCACGGTGATCCGCGCCGCGGCCATCGGCGGGATCTCGCTGGTCTTCGCCTCCTACCTGGGGGAGTTCATCGCCCTCACCCCCCAGACCGAGCGCTACGTGGCAGCCGTGGTGATCGTCCTCATCGCGCTGCTCAACTATCTCGGCGTCGCCTACGCCTCGGCGCTGATGAATGTCACCACCATCCTCAAGTACGGTGCGATGCTCGGGCTGGGGCTCTTCGCCTTCACCTTCGGGGTGGGGGGGAGCTTCGCCAACTTCTCGACCCCGGCGCCGGGGGCCACGGTCACGGTCTCGCTGATGCTGACGGCCCTGGTGCCGATCATGTGGACCTACGACGGCTGGTCAAACCTCTCCTTTGTGGGTGGTGAGGTGAAGGATCCGGGCCGGAACCTCCCGCGCGCCCTGATCCTCGGGACCTCGGCGATCGTGGTGATCTACCTGCTGGTCAACGCGGCCTACCTCTACCTGCTGCCGATCACCGAGATGGCCGGCGCGGCCCGGGTGGCCTCCGAGGCCGCCAAGAAGATCTCGATCTTCGGCACCGCCGGCGCGGCAATCATCTCTGGGGTGGTGATGGTCTCCTGCTTCGGGTCGGTCAACGGCTCGATCCTCACCGGCCCAAGGATCTTCTTCGCCATGGCCGAGCAGCGGCTCTTCTTCCCCGCGATTGCCCGGGTCTCGCCGCGATTCAAGACGCCATCGACCGCGATCTGGCTCGCGGCGGCGCTGGGCGTCACCTACGTGCTCCAGAACGACTTCGCCGCCCTCGCCGACCGCTTCGTGCTGGGGGCGTGGCCCTTCTACGCGATGGCCGTGATGGCGGTCTTCACCCTCAGGAAGCGCGACCCCGACGCGGTGCGCCCCTACCGCACGTTGGGGTACCCGGTGGTGCCGGCGATCTTCCTGCTCGCGTCGGTCGGGATGGTCGGCAATGCGCTGATTGCCCACCCCAAGGAGAACGGCTTCACCTTCGGGGTGATTCTGGCTGGATTGCCGGTGTATTACGCCTGGCAGTGGTGGGAGAAGCGGAGTCGGGTAGCAGGGTGA
- a CDS encoding GWxTD domain-containing protein: protein MLYGLLLSFGALGATVPAPPRLAVQAIRYYVPSVKQTQVIGFLQVPYSLTEPAGNRIAWQVSLVIKDAAGTTLGSQSWWSGAPAAARSADAMGMEPLRFPPMAPGSYLVQVTVKDSVSGKTATTQTAVEAFATSPGVSDLLLASAMRRAAPGDSTSGIGEFGRGSYRFITAPDLKLDGANPVLSYLLEAYTDAEASAATTIDVRDAAGKSIYKLPATRQMIPAGGGVIAGQLPLEGLGEGNYKFVVSVALGGRTIERSGDFAVGGLQASLARDIATRSASRGLDEAYFGGMTEEQLDEAAEVLQLIATNKQLAVYKKTGADKLSPTAKRAFLVSFWAERDQNKATPENENRIAFYDAVDYVNKTYGERGRAARPGWKTDRGRIWARNGAPDDNYKRAQEGRAPNIEVWRYTRGRMRYYIFADRNGLSQYQLMNSNDLKEQGLSDWREIVTYEAAHDLGTYLGVNFSGAIPGSGGGTTSPPQ, encoded by the coding sequence ATGCTTTACGGTCTGCTTCTCTCGTTCGGCGCCCTGGGTGCCACCGTTCCCGCACCGCCGCGTCTGGCAGTGCAGGCCATCCGGTATTACGTGCCGTCGGTGAAGCAGACGCAGGTGATCGGGTTCCTTCAGGTGCCCTATTCGCTGACGGAACCCGCCGGTAACCGGATCGCCTGGCAAGTCTCTCTGGTCATCAAGGATGCTGCCGGCACCACGCTCGGCAGCCAGAGCTGGTGGTCGGGCGCACCGGCGGCAGCTCGTTCCGCCGACGCCATGGGGATGGAACCGCTGCGCTTCCCACCGATGGCACCGGGGTCTTATCTGGTGCAGGTCACGGTGAAAGACAGTGTCAGCGGCAAGACCGCCACGACACAAACGGCGGTCGAGGCATTCGCGACGTCACCAGGAGTTTCCGACCTGTTGCTCGCCAGTGCCATGCGCCGCGCTGCGCCGGGCGACAGCACCTCCGGCATCGGGGAATTCGGTCGCGGTTCGTATCGCTTCATCACCGCGCCCGACCTGAAGCTCGATGGTGCCAATCCCGTGCTGTCGTATCTGCTCGAGGCATATACCGATGCCGAGGCGTCGGCGGCCACCACGATTGACGTGCGTGACGCTGCGGGCAAGAGCATCTACAAGCTGCCGGCTACCCGGCAGATGATCCCGGCTGGCGGCGGAGTCATCGCCGGTCAGCTGCCGCTGGAAGGTCTGGGCGAAGGGAACTACAAGTTCGTGGTTTCCGTGGCGCTTGGCGGCCGGACCATCGAACGGAGCGGCGACTTCGCCGTCGGCGGGCTGCAGGCGTCATTGGCGCGGGACATCGCGACTCGGTCGGCGTCACGCGGGCTCGACGAAGCCTACTTCGGCGGCATGACCGAAGAGCAGCTCGACGAAGCTGCCGAAGTCTTGCAGCTGATCGCGACCAACAAGCAACTCGCCGTCTACAAGAAGACCGGGGCCGACAAACTTTCCCCCACGGCCAAGCGGGCGTTCCTCGTCTCCTTCTGGGCCGAACGAGACCAGAACAAGGCGACGCCGGAGAACGAAAACCGGATCGCCTTCTACGACGCGGTCGATTACGTCAACAAGACCTACGGTGAGCGCGGTCGCGCGGCCCGGCCAGGCTGGAAGACCGATCGTGGCCGGATCTGGGCTCGCAACGGTGCACCGGATGACAACTACAAGCGGGCGCAGGAAGGTCGGGCGCCCAATATCGAAGTCTGGCGCTACACCCGCGGGCGGATGCGCTACTACATCTTCGCCGATCGCAACGGGCTGAGCCAGTATCAGCTGATGAATTCGAACGATCTCAAGGAGCAGGGCCTCTCCGACTGGAGAGAGATCGTGACCTACGAAGCGGCCCACGATCTGGGTACCTACCTCGGGGTCAACTTCTCCGGTGCCATTCCTGGCTCCGGCGGGGGAACCACGTCGCCGCCGCAATAG
- a CDS encoding T9SS type A sorting domain-containing protein: protein MHSLRGKRGRIATLLFALAAATALPSPAAAGPEPGAKSGSRFRLLAGSLGAMTINRVYYGLSTGGLVGVDSTNSSTIGGGFWPKGTGDQYMFNSGLQVSGIIKGAKSASNPWGGDTTGGFFFDPKGTTEHGIGLTDLYNAGNPGDVANWPSYGFVPQGDTSEVLFDPLLRGRLSGSQGDVWFLTWEGDPGVNAGRPHPLGIVAEYRGLGWNYPAGNEDILYFIITFYNVTSVNPADYANVRDGLREKLVEAAGNFQRLNNAKFGITLPTAGYTINPFYAAFAADADVAAAGANFASVNLPFAMGYVYDGTFSKPAGWQFDPAIFGKPFFAGSGFVGVKYLKAPSGAGQIQLFSLTTNGGSFPDPANTTRLFRYMSGDVGPDLGVACNQGVVQVTHICYVKSDAGSDVRILQSASADSLKPGESKSIVVAYIHAAPVALAAYQGGAPFVPPGDPTRLSNPGLLVAGANKIDSLTGFNGYTDANNDGIVQQSEIKTIPGSLLNKGLTAQAVFDAKFLLPFSPEVPEFFLIPGDEQVTVLWKPSASEAQGDAYFQIASTPTVTPPGGGAPVPNPLYDPNYRKFDVEGYRIYRGRIDSPNSLKLIAQYDYAGTEFKDFGGQVPLGSACAPEISVTTSCAGVFDPIVSGVGRTKFRSYDISGEFFQVKFGNRVQLISGDILNLTTDTLITGKNSGFPALANTGVPFVYHDHDVHNGLVYYYAVTAFDVNSIQSGPSSLESPRITRRVTPNTNSANYVSSATLTTTIEGRGVNQTAKFPTAPTLDGTTGIFSGPQQPMNAGVLGFVGDLAKEVVKTGGALRVKLDSIDMGQMDLSGCCGGGSPAIAQNFYVSLTADGATTKVKIPVTNRLEFDVTSAQFFDALTVDPVLAAKFGANTAFKAKGSFAITMPEGPKTGAWSLGAALAEPGFAAGDLPAGTTNFRYNGARWFDGPSITKNEVTADPINGSCGGTGLTAACSSTTSFANAGKLTGVTTVYQPMAYTMFNREWRNMESPLSTVRRAADYNIYWGAAGKVDSVIDVTHNVVVPFQANTVTAGWGILNQAATNAAGFFDNRPGVLTPTDWVCVEPFRSKISQPTNTFFSCTAPAVPLSQTATLGPIAFGAGDNQATTGQSVRNPANLQANPGFSMIVAGVISMFEMAALPAQGTVWALRDYAGGIIAGGKGTGGSGNAGPYRFVAGVRPFTAVGAEVVVSYAVENTVGASTAASLAKVHTVPDPYYVTSAFEATTTSKIIRFVNLPEKATVRIYTSSGVLTRVLKQDSGIFGGELTWDVRNRNNQFVASGVYFYHVTAENGETTVGRMTIVNYAQ from the coding sequence ATGCATTCACTGCGTGGTAAGCGGGGCAGGATCGCGACGCTTTTGTTCGCGCTCGCGGCGGCAACGGCACTGCCGAGCCCGGCTGCAGCAGGTCCGGAGCCAGGCGCCAAGTCTGGGTCACGGTTCCGGCTCCTGGCCGGTTCCCTCGGCGCCATGACCATCAACCGCGTGTACTACGGTCTCAGCACCGGCGGTCTCGTCGGCGTTGACTCCACCAACTCGTCCACCATCGGCGGCGGTTTCTGGCCGAAGGGCACGGGCGACCAGTACATGTTCAATTCCGGTCTGCAGGTGTCCGGCATCATCAAGGGCGCCAAGTCGGCTTCCAACCCGTGGGGTGGCGACACCACCGGCGGCTTCTTCTTCGATCCGAAGGGAACCACCGAGCACGGTATCGGCCTCACCGACCTCTACAACGCTGGCAATCCTGGCGACGTAGCGAACTGGCCCTCCTACGGCTTCGTGCCGCAGGGCGACACCAGCGAAGTGCTCTTCGACCCGCTGCTCCGCGGCCGGCTCTCCGGTTCGCAGGGCGACGTCTGGTTCCTGACCTGGGAAGGCGATCCGGGCGTCAACGCCGGCCGTCCACACCCGCTCGGCATCGTTGCCGAGTACCGCGGTCTGGGCTGGAACTATCCAGCCGGTAACGAAGACATCCTCTACTTCATCATCACCTTCTACAACGTCACGTCGGTCAATCCGGCGGACTACGCGAATGTCCGTGACGGGCTCCGCGAGAAGCTGGTCGAAGCGGCAGGAAACTTCCAGCGCCTCAACAACGCGAAGTTCGGCATCACGCTGCCGACTGCGGGCTACACCATCAATCCGTTCTATGCCGCCTTCGCTGCCGACGCCGACGTCGCTGCAGCCGGCGCCAACTTCGCCTCGGTGAACCTGCCGTTCGCGATGGGTTACGTCTACGACGGTACCTTCTCGAAGCCGGCCGGCTGGCAGTTCGACCCGGCCATCTTCGGCAAGCCGTTCTTCGCCGGCTCAGGCTTCGTCGGCGTGAAGTACCTCAAGGCGCCGAGCGGCGCTGGTCAGATTCAGCTCTTCTCGCTGACGACCAACGGCGGCTCGTTCCCGGACCCGGCCAACACCACTCGCCTCTTCCGCTACATGTCGGGCGATGTCGGACCGGACCTTGGCGTCGCCTGTAACCAGGGCGTCGTGCAGGTCACCCACATCTGCTACGTCAAGTCCGACGCCGGTTCGGACGTCCGCATCCTGCAGTCGGCCTCGGCCGACTCGCTGAAGCCGGGCGAATCGAAGTCGATCGTGGTGGCGTACATCCACGCGGCTCCGGTGGCTCTTGCGGCCTACCAGGGTGGCGCGCCGTTCGTGCCGCCGGGCGATCCGACCCGCCTCAGCAACCCGGGCCTCCTCGTTGCCGGCGCCAACAAGATCGACTCGCTGACCGGTTTCAACGGCTACACCGACGCCAACAACGACGGCATCGTGCAGCAGTCGGAAATCAAGACGATCCCGGGCTCGCTGCTCAACAAGGGCCTCACGGCGCAGGCCGTGTTCGATGCCAAGTTCCTGCTCCCGTTCTCCCCGGAAGTGCCTGAATTCTTCCTGATCCCGGGCGACGAACAGGTCACCGTGCTCTGGAAGCCGTCGGCATCGGAAGCGCAGGGCGACGCGTACTTCCAGATCGCGAGCACTCCGACCGTCACGCCTCCGGGCGGCGGCGCGCCGGTACCGAATCCGCTCTACGATCCGAACTACCGCAAGTTCGACGTCGAAGGCTACCGCATCTATCGCGGCCGCATCGACTCGCCGAACTCACTCAAGCTGATCGCCCAGTACGACTATGCCGGTACCGAGTTCAAGGACTTCGGCGGCCAGGTGCCGCTCGGCTCGGCCTGCGCCCCTGAAATCAGCGTCACCACGTCGTGCGCTGGTGTCTTCGACCCGATCGTCTCGGGTGTGGGTCGCACCAAGTTCCGTTCGTACGACATCAGTGGCGAGTTCTTCCAGGTCAAGTTCGGTAACCGCGTCCAGCTCATCTCGGGCGACATCCTGAACCTGACGACCGACACGCTCATCACCGGCAAGAACAGCGGCTTCCCCGCGCTGGCCAACACCGGTGTCCCGTTCGTCTACCACGACCATGACGTCCATAACGGCCTGGTCTACTACTACGCCGTCACGGCGTTCGACGTCAACTCGATTCAGTCTGGTCCGTCCAGCCTCGAATCGCCGCGCATCACGCGGCGTGTGACACCGAACACCAACTCGGCGAACTACGTCTCCAGCGCCACGCTGACCACGACGATTGAAGGCCGCGGCGTGAATCAGACCGCGAAGTTCCCGACCGCTCCGACGCTCGACGGCACGACCGGCATCTTCTCCGGTCCGCAGCAGCCGATGAACGCTGGTGTGCTCGGCTTCGTGGGTGACCTGGCGAAGGAAGTGGTCAAGACTGGCGGCGCACTCCGCGTCAAGCTCGACTCGATTGACATGGGCCAGATGGATCTCTCTGGCTGCTGCGGTGGTGGTTCACCGGCGATCGCGCAGAACTTCTACGTCTCGCTCACGGCCGATGGCGCGACCACGAAGGTGAAGATCCCGGTCACCAACCGTCTCGAGTTCGACGTCACGTCGGCTCAGTTCTTCGACGCACTCACGGTCGATCCGGTGCTGGCGGCCAAGTTCGGCGCCAACACGGCCTTCAAGGCGAAGGGTTCGTTCGCGATCACGATGCCTGAGGGGCCGAAGACCGGCGCCTGGAGCCTTGGCGCTGCGCTGGCCGAGCCTGGCTTCGCCGCGGGCGACCTGCCGGCCGGAACGACCAACTTCCGGTACAACGGTGCCCGCTGGTTCGACGGTCCTTCGATCACCAAGAACGAAGTCACCGCTGATCCAATCAACGGCTCCTGTGGTGGCACTGGTCTGACGGCCGCGTGCTCCTCCACAACCTCGTTCGCCAATGCCGGCAAGCTGACCGGCGTGACCACGGTGTACCAGCCGATGGCGTACACGATGTTCAACCGTGAGTGGCGCAACATGGAGTCGCCGCTCTCGACTGTCCGTCGTGCCGCCGACTACAACATCTACTGGGGCGCCGCGGGCAAGGTCGACTCGGTCATCGACGTGACGCACAACGTCGTGGTGCCGTTCCAGGCCAACACCGTGACGGCTGGCTGGGGCATCCTGAACCAGGCTGCAACCAACGCGGCGGGCTTCTTCGACAACCGTCCCGGCGTCCTCACGCCGACCGACTGGGTCTGTGTCGAACCGTTCCGCAGCAAGATTTCGCAGCCGACCAACACGTTCTTCTCGTGCACGGCTCCGGCAGTTCCGCTGAGCCAGACGGCGACGCTCGGTCCGATTGCCTTCGGTGCCGGCGACAACCAGGCCACCACGGGCCAGTCGGTCCGTAACCCGGCCAACCTGCAGGCCAATCCCGGTTTCTCGATGATCGTTGCCGGTGTCATCTCGATGTTCGAAATGGCGGCACTGCCGGCGCAGGGGACGGTCTGGGCGCTGCGCGACTACGCTGGTGGCATCATCGCCGGCGGCAAGGGAACGGGTGGGTCGGGTAATGCTGGTCCATATCGCTTCGTCGCGGGTGTTCGCCCGTTCACAGCGGTCGGAGCCGAGGTCGTGGTCTCCTACGCGGTCGAGAACACTGTGGGAGCCTCCACGGCGGCCTCGCTGGCGAAGGTGCACACGGTGCCGGACCCGTACTACGTGACCAGCGCCTTCGAGGCAACAACCACGAGCAAGATCATCCGCTTCGTGAACCTGCCGGAGAAGGCCACCGTCCGCATCTACACGTCGAGCGGTGTGCTGACCCGTGTTCTGAAGCAGGACTCGGGGATCTTCGGTGGCGAACTCACCTGGGACGTCCGTAACCGGAACAACCAGTTCGTCGCCAGCGGTGTGTACTTCTACCACGTCACGGCGGAGAACGGTGAAACCACCGTTGGCCGCATGACTATCGTCAACTACGCCCAGTAG